Genomic segment of Nostoc sp. TCL240-02:
AAGATTATAGCCAGTCTGTTAAAAATGCTCAATTAGCACAACAGTATGAAGTTGCCGTTAGTGGGACTGTTTATCTATGTGAATATAAATTTTATTATTCTCTGGCATTGTTAGCCTTCTTTTTAAAGACTACTTCTCAAACAGATACAAAAGCTGATATAGAGATAGTAGAACAAAATCAAAAACAATTAAAAGAATGGGCAGATCATGCACCTGTAAATAATCAGCACAAATACGATCTAGTAGAGGCAGAAAAAGCACGATTTTTAGGCCAAGTCTTAGTAGCAATGGAACACTACGATCGCGCGATTCAAGGGGCTCATAATTTTGGATATATTCATGAAGAGGCGCTAGCTTATGAATGTGCAGCAGAATTTTATCTCAGTCTAGGAAGAAATGAATTTGCCTCACTATACATGACAAAGGCACATTATGGTTATCGCCGTTGGGGAGCAAGTGCTAAATTTAAGGATCTGGAATCAAAATACCCAGAATTAATTGCTAAGGTTTCCGCTCACTCTCAAATAGGCTTTATAAGTAATACTATTACTACTTCTACTGCTAATGAAAAGTCAAGTGGTCTAGATTTTATTACAGTTATTAAAGCATCGCAAGCTTTATCAGAAGTAATTTTATTGGAAAGTTTGCTAGAAAAATTAATGACAATTGTAATTGAGAATGCTGGCGCTCAAACTGGTATTTTACTTCTAGAGAAAGGAGGAAAATTATTTATTGAGGCTCAAGCAGATGTAGACCAAGATGATTTAACTGTTGGTCAATCAATACCAGTCGAAAACAGTCATAAATTGCCTATATCTGTAATTAATTATGTCACAAGAACAAAAAAGGATGTGGTTTTATCTGATGCCAGTAATGAAGGTAGTTTTATGATAGACCCGTACATTATTGAGCATCGTATAAAATCTCTTATGTGTACTTGTATTGTGAATCAAGGCAAAGTAATTGGGTTACTTTACTTAGAGAATAATTTAACAGTGGGAGCATTTACGTCAGATAGAATACAAGTATTAAAAATACTATTTTCGCAAGCAGCTATTTCCTTAGAAAATGCCCGACTCTACGCAAATTTAGAGGAGAAAATTGAGGAAAGAACGAGGGAGATAAATGATAAAAATGTGCGATTAAATCAAACACTGCATGAATTAAAATTAGCTCAAGCTCAACTTATTCAAACAGAAAAAATGTCCAGTTTGGGTCAAATGATTGCTGGTATTGCTCATGAAATTAATAACCCTGTAAGCTTTATTCATGGCAATTTAGATCACATTAATAATTACACACAGGATTTACTTAGTTTAATTAATATTTATCAAAATATCTACCCTAATGTAGCACCAGAGATTGAAGAGTTTTTAGAGAATATTGATGTTGATTTTATTAAAGAAGATATACCTAAAACTTTATCTTCGATGAAAATTGGCACGCAACGCATTCGAGAAATTGTGCTGACATTGCGTAATTTTTCTCGGTTGGATGAGGCTGATATGAAACCTGTTAACATTCATCAGGGAATTGAGAGTACGTTACTAATTTTGCAAAGCCGTCTTCAAGTCAAACCAGGTAAGCCTGCAATTGAGATTATCAAAAATTATAGTGAGTTGCCAAACGTGGAATGTTATGCTGGGCAACTCAATCAGGTATTTATGAATATTCTGAATAATGCGATTGATGCTTTAGAAAGGTCAAATAAGGAAACAACAGCAGAGGTAATTAAGAGTGATTCTAGTGCGATCGCTATTCGTACCCAATTAGTCAATCCTGATTTAGTGGCTATTTTCATTAGGGATAATGGGGTTGGTATGAGTGATAGTGTTAGACAAAAAATATTTGATCCTTTTTTCACTACTAAACCTGTGGGACAAGGTACTGGTTTAGGATTATCAATCACTTATCAAATTGTAGTAGATAAACATCACGGGACAATAGAGTGCATTTCAGCACCTGGACAGGGTGCAGAGTTTATTATTCAAATTCCCTGTCGGCAAAAGCGGTAATTTAGCATCAGATATGTCATCAAAAAATGCACCAATATTAAATCCCTTCCAGACGAAAACACATTGTTTAATTAATGTGACTAACTTAGTCACACTCTCTAATATGAGCTTTAACTAATGGGTTTGTCGATCAAAGCCAAATACTCATCACGGAAATAACGTAAGGTACTAAATACCGAATTGGGTGCAGACTGACCAAGACCACACAAACTAGTATGCTTCACCATGTCGCATAGTTCTTCCAACAATTCCAAATCAGCAAGAGATGCTTTACCTTCACTCATCTTTGTTAATAACCGATACAACTGCACCGTTCCCACCCGACAAGGAATGCACTTACCACACGATTCATCCATACAAAATTCCATGAAAAAGCGGGCGACATCCACCATATTGGTAGTTTCATCCATGACAATCATGCCGCCGGAACCCATCATCGAACCCAATCGAGTGAGTGATTCATAATCTACCGGACTATCAAAAGCTGTTGCTGGAATACACCCCCCGGAAGGGCCACCAGTTTGTACTGCTTTTACCACACCACCATCTGGTACGCCACCGCCCATTGTTTCCACAATCTGCTTTAATGAAGTTCCCATCGGTACTTCTATCAAACCTGTGTTACGGATTTTGCCTGCCAATGCAAAAACCTTTGTGCCTTTACTCTTTTCGGTGCCAATGCTGGCGAACCAGTCAGCACCTTTGCGAATAATGGGTGCAATATTAGCGTAGGTTTCAACGTTATTAATTAAAGTAGGATGACCCCATAAACCAGACTCAGCAGGGTAGGGCGGACGGGGATGAGGAGTGCCGCGTTTACCTTCAATAGAAGCCATTAAAGCAGTTTCTTCACCACAAACATAAGCCCCAGCACCGATACGAATATCAATTTTAAAATCAAATCGAGAGTTGAAAATTTGAGTGCCCAAGATGCCAAGGCGTTGGGCTTGACGAATGGCAGTTTGCAGACGATTGATAGCAATGGGATATTCTGCCCGAATGTAGATATAGCCTTGATTTGCGCCTACAGAATATGCTGCGATCGCCATTCCTTCCAAAACGCGATGAGGATCACTTTCTAAGACGCTACGATCCATAAATGCCCCCGGATCTCCCTCATCGGCGTTACAAATTACGAATTTGCGATCGCTTTGTTCGCTACTTTTTGCTTTGGCAACTGTTGCCCATTTTAAACCTGTAGGATAACCAGCACCACCACGTCCCCGTAAACCACTGCGGGTAATCGCATCTACTACTTTGTTGGGTGTCATCTCCCGTAAGACATGGTAAAGCGCTTGATAACCTTTGGTGGCAATATAAGATTGAATCCGTTCTGGGTCGATTTTGCCACTGTTTTCTAAAACAATCGGCATCTGAGACGTAAAAAATGGATGAGTTAAATCACCTTGTTGAACTGTTGTTTCTCCTCCATTGAGAGCAGTGATAATTGAGGAGGCATCACTAAGTGTAACTTTCTCATAAAGCGTATCTAGACTTTCTGGTTCGGTGTTTTTCCTAACCTGTACTAATGGGCCTTTACAGCACAAACGCATACAACCAACGCCACGAACTTCTACTGTTTCTGCCAAATTTTCTGCTATGACACCCTCTTCCAAAAGCTGTTTGACGGCTTGTGAATTGGCAGATAGACAACCAGCTGCAACACAACAACGAATTTGCACAGGTTTCTCTAAAGCACGTTCTTTTTGGGAAATTTCAATTAATTCAGGTAGATCCATCTTGCAACCATCCTTTGATGCGCTTAAGGACTGATTCAGCAGTTTGATTGCCTAAAACAGTACCATCAAAAACTACAGCAGGCGCAATTCCACAAGCACCCAGACATCTTGCTGTTAACAGTGAAATTTGACCATCTGCTGAGGTTTCACCAGCGTGAATGTGAGTAGACTTTTCTACGTTTGCCAGGATAGCTAGAGCGCCTTTGACGTAACAAGCTGTACCCGTACACACCACACAGGTATGCACGCCACTAGGTGCAAGTGAAAACAAATGGTAGAACGTGGCAACACCATAAACTCGACTAGGTGGCAGTTTGAGACTATGAGCAATGTAAATTAATATATCGTTTTCTAAATAGCCAAAAAGTTCCTGCGCTTTATGCAATATTTCAATGAGTGCATTCTGTTCATACTGGTAGCGTTTGATAGTTGCTTCCAGCATTTTAAAGCGCTTATCACCGTGAGTTAGAGAAGATATCTTTGTTATGTTGTTACTTTTAACACCAGATATTGAATTCATCGTTTGAGCCTCTCCTTTTTTCAGGATATTATGAGTCTCACAATTTTGATGATAGGAAAACAACTTGAGGAACTTGTGAGGAGAGTAAGTAAATTTTTGGCGTTGCTGGATAAGGATATGATTTAACCAGGCTCCAGGCGCAGAGATCCAGAGAAAAGACTTATAATTTAGAGAATAATGCCTAATTTTCGCCGCGTTATCAATGCTATAAGTTTATATCCTCACAACTTCCACAGATTTTTGGCTTAACCTCAATATATAGACAAAACAGGGTTTAAACGCCGAGGCAGAAGAAATCCTAATCTTCCGCCTCTTACTTTCTGCCACGCCACCTGCTACAAAAGATAGAACGTAGTCAGTGGTTCCTCTACTTTTATTGTTGAGGTGTGATGACTATGCAAAAACGACTTGGCATTCTTACCAGTGGTGGCGACTGTCCCGGACTTAATGCTGTGATTCGGGCAGTTGTTAGCCACGCCACCCTCACTTATAACTGGCAGATAGTGGGTATTCCTTATGCAACTAGAGGGCTTTTAGAGAGAAAGGCAATTCCTCTGAGGATACATGGTCTAGACCTACGTGGGATTGACCCCTTGCTGAATATGGGAGGTACAATTTTGGGTAGCATCAACAAAGGTGATACTTTAGCTCATATTGACGAGATTGTTGCAGGCTATCATGCTTTAGAACTAGATGCCTTAATTGGTATTGGTGGAGATGGCAGTTTAGCAATTCTCAACCAACTACAAAGCCAGGGAAACTGGCAGTTTATCGCCATTCCGAAAACAATTGATAATGATGTCGGCAAGACAGAAAGAGTAGTTGGGTTTGATACGGCGGTTAATACGATTGTTGATGCTTTGAATCGTTTGACATTTACAGCGGCCAGCCACGATCGCGTCATGATTGTTGAAGTTATGGGACGCAAAGCAGGTCACTTAGCACTACACTCCGGCATTGCAGGTGGTGCAGATGTGATTTTGATTCCCGAAATTCCCTATACAATAAAAGGTGTGTGCGAACATTTAGCAGAATTACGCGATCGCTGGGGACGTAGATTTGCAATTATCGTTGTGGCAGAAGGCGCTCAAATAGCAGCCGATTCATCTAGCCCTCCATCCTGCGAAAAGCCATCCTGTGGTATGGGTCAATATATTGCCGATGAACTTCGCTGTTGCAGTAACCATCAAATTGACATTCGGGTTTCCGTTTTAGGACACATCCAGCGAGGTGGTATTCCCTCAGCTTTAGACCGTTTGTTAGCAACCGCTTTTGGCAAAGCTGCGGTAGATTTATTAGCTGATGGACAATCTGCACAGATGGTAGCTTGGCAAAATGGACAAGTTGTAGCAGTTCCTTTAGAAGCAGTCTTGGCTTGTAGTCCATGTTTTGTAGATGCCAATAATTTCTTAGTGCAAACTGCGCGATCGCTCAGTACCTATATGGGAGATGTTTCTCCGACAATAACCACAATTTAATAACTCTTGGTTTGCCCATTTTTTAATGAGTTAGGAAAAATAGGCATAAAATAGGGAGCGATATCTTCCCATTAAATCATGTCCAAGCCTGGGCTTCTAAAAGGTTAGAGACGTTGAAAACATTTTTTGGAGAAGAGTTACGTGGACTCGACCTTACAGATGACCGTCTAGAAGCTCTATTACGTTACCTCGAATGCGATCGCAACTGGTACTCATTTGAGTCAATCCTAAACGAGAAACTGCACGTCCCACTGCTGAACTGCTTCTTGCTGTATTTAAGGAAATTACCCTGCTATTGATTGAGATTAAAAATGAAGTTTACGCCCATTTGACTACTCTTTCTCCGTTACAACAGCGTATTCTTGTTTTGCTTGGGTTTCCGACTACTATTTACACCCAACTTGGTGGTCAATCTTTTATCCCTGAGTAGCCTTTTTTCTAACTCCCGAAAAAATGGGCGAACCGGGAGTTATCATTTGTAATTTGGATCTTTGCCAAGCAAAACCCAACTCTCTAGGCGATGTCTAGGACGAGCTACGCCTACCTAGTTTTGGAACAAATCAGCGATCGCTATCGCTATATTCATCTCAAGTCAGGCAATCACTACAGACTTGTGTTCTGAACCAACGGGCTTGTGTTCTGAACCAACGGGCTTGTGTTCTGAACCAACAGGCTTGTGTTCTGAACCAACAGGCTTGTGTTTTGAACCAACAGGCTTGTGTTCTGAACCAACGGGCTTGTGTTCTGAACCAACGGGCTTATGTTCTGAACCAACGGGCTTGTGTTCTGAACCAACGGGCTTATGTTCTGAACCAACAGACTTGTGTTCTGAACCAACGGGCTTGTGTTCTAAACCAGCCGATTATTTTGGTAAAGCCTAGGGGACGATAATTCTCAATCACAATGAATGCATAAGCGTAGCCCATCCCAGACATCGCCTCTTCATCAACTATGCCCAAAACTCAGTAGCTAGAATAGTCAGCAGTTGAGAGGGATTTTTTGACTTCAATTTCGGCTTTGACTACAGTAGGATCATCTGTCCGTTCGATATCAAAACCCAGTTTCTCACAAACTTTTTGCATACCGTAATTATCAACCAAGATATCAGCAGTAATTTTATTTAGTTGCTCATCTCGACTGACTTGCAGTAACCTTTGTAGTAACTCGGTTCCTATACCTTGGCACTGAGAGCGATCGCACACCACAATAGCAAATTCTGCCTCATTCGTACCATGTATTTTACTTAACCGCCCGACTGCTAAGATTTCCCGTGTCTGCGTTTCGGGGTTTTGATATTCCACAACTAGGGCTACTTCGCGATCGTAATCAATAAAACAGATGCGTGTCAGTCGTTCATGGGCTACTCTGGATTGGAGCTTAATTAAGTGAAAATAACGAAAATAAACGCTTTCCTCTGAGAGTGTCTTGTGAAATTGCACCATCAACGGTTCATCTTCTGGACGGATGGGACGAATAATAACCGGAGTGCCATCTTTCATTGTCCATTGGCTGATATATTTTGTAGGATAGGGTCGAATTGCTAACTTTGGTAGTTCGTTTTGTTTAACATTCGGTTCGTGCAGGATAATCCGCGCATCGAGGGCAATTAATTGTTCAGATGAAGCCAGCAACGGGTTAATATCGATTTCCTTAATCCAACGTTGTTCGATAACTAATTGACTAAATACCACCATTAATTGTTCAAGGGCAGCCATATCAACACTTTTGCGTCCCCGGACTCCTTTAAGCGCTTTGTAAATCTGCGTTTGCTCCATCATCCGCCGCGCTAAAGTGGTATTTAGGGGTGGAAGTGCGATCGCGCGATCGTGAAAAATCTCAACTAGTTGTCCTCCTGTGCCAAAAAGCAACACCGGGCCAAACTGTGCATCAATACTACTGCCGATAATCAGTTCATAACCAGCCATCTTTACCATCGGCTGCACGGTTACACCTAAAAAATGCTCAACACCTACTTTTTCATTCACTGATTTTGCAATAGTGTTGTAAGCGTGTCGTACAGCTTCAGCATCTCTTAGATTTAACTGCACACCGCCAACATCGGTTTTATGAGTAATTGTGTGGGAAAACACCTTTAAAACAACTGGATAACCAATTTTTTCAGCACATTGAACTGCTTCATCCTCGCTTTTAGAAACGCAAGTTGCAACCACCGGAATCCCATAAGCAGCTAAAATTTGCTTCGATTCAAACTCTGTAAGAATATTTCGCTTTGCTTGACGTGCTGATTGGATAATTTTTTCCACACAGTTACGGTCTGGTATCCCTGAAGCAGAATCAAGTGCAGGCATTATGGGAGTTTCGTAGATACCACGCAGGTTATAACTAGACTGCCACATATAACTAAATATTCGAGCAGCAGTATCAGGATAAGGATATGTGGGAATATGGTTGCGATTGAGAATCATCTCACCTGCTGCAATATCTGCTCCTCCCATCCAACTAGCAAGGATGGGTTTAGCAGCTATCTGTGCATAAGGTTTCAATTGCTCGGCTGTTTGGGTGGGGTCTGTCATAGCTTGAGGTGTGAGAATCACCAATAAGCCGTCACTACTAAGGTCTTTAGCAGCAATTTCTAAGGCTTTGGTATATCGCTGTGGGTCAGCGTCGCCCAGAATATCAATCGGGTTGCCATGACTCCAATGTGCTGGTAAGAGTTGATTAAGGGATGCGCTAGTTTCTTCAGAAATTGGTGCAACTTCTCCACCCGCAGCAATCAAAGCATCAGTCGCCAGGACTCCAGGGCCACCTGCGTTAGTTAAAATTGTCAGCCGTGGCCCTTGGGGACGGGGTTGTTTTGCCAGTACCTCTGCCATATCGAACAAATCAGAGATGCTGTTGACGCGCAACACTCCACAACGCCGGAAAGCTGCATCCAGAACTTCATCACTTCCTGTCAGTGCGCCAGTATGGGAAGCAGCAGCTAAAGCAGCAGCTTCAGTGCGACCTGCTTTTATGACAATAATCGGTTTAGTTAAAGCAACTTCCCGCGCTGCTGACAAAAACGATCGCGCATTTCCAATTGATTCCATATAAATGACAATACTTTTGGTGTGCGGGTCATCACCCAAGTAGTAAATCAAATCTCCCCAACCCACATCCAGCATTGAGCCAAGAGAAACAAAGGCGCTAAAACCAACGTTTTCCCGAAAACTCCAATCAA
This window contains:
- a CDS encoding NuoF family protein, with the protein product MDLPELIEISQKERALEKPVQIRCCVAAGCLSANSQAVKQLLEEGVIAENLAETVEVRGVGCMRLCCKGPLVQVRKNTEPESLDTLYEKVTLSDASSIITALNGGETTVQQGDLTHPFFTSQMPIVLENSGKIDPERIQSYIATKGYQALYHVLREMTPNKVVDAITRSGLRGRGGAGYPTGLKWATVAKAKSSEQSDRKFVICNADEGDPGAFMDRSVLESDPHRVLEGMAIAAYSVGANQGYIYIRAEYPIAINRLQTAIRQAQRLGILGTQIFNSRFDFKIDIRIGAGAYVCGEETALMASIEGKRGTPHPRPPYPAESGLWGHPTLINNVETYANIAPIIRKGADWFASIGTEKSKGTKVFALAGKIRNTGLIEVPMGTSLKQIVETMGGGVPDGGVVKAVQTGGPSGGCIPATAFDSPVDYESLTRLGSMMGSGGMIVMDETTNMVDVARFFMEFCMDESCGKCIPCRVGTVQLYRLLTKMSEGKASLADLELLEELCDMVKHTSLCGLGQSAPNSVFSTLRYFRDEYLALIDKPIS
- the hoxE gene encoding bidirectional hydrogenase complex protein HoxE, with product MNSISGVKSNNITKISSLTHGDKRFKMLEATIKRYQYEQNALIEILHKAQELFGYLENDILIYIAHSLKLPPSRVYGVATFYHLFSLAPSGVHTCVVCTGTACYVKGALAILANVEKSTHIHAGETSADGQISLLTARCLGACGIAPAVVFDGTVLGNQTAESVLKRIKGWLQDGST
- a CDS encoding ATP-dependent 6-phosphofructokinase, which translates into the protein MQKRLGILTSGGDCPGLNAVIRAVVSHATLTYNWQIVGIPYATRGLLERKAIPLRIHGLDLRGIDPLLNMGGTILGSINKGDTLAHIDEIVAGYHALELDALIGIGGDGSLAILNQLQSQGNWQFIAIPKTIDNDVGKTERVVGFDTAVNTIVDALNRLTFTAASHDRVMIVEVMGRKAGHLALHSGIAGGADVILIPEIPYTIKGVCEHLAELRDRWGRRFAIIVVAEGAQIAADSSSPPSCEKPSCGMGQYIADELRCCSNHQIDIRVSVLGHIQRGGIPSALDRLLATAFGKAAVDLLADGQSAQMVAWQNGQVVAVPLEAVLACSPCFVDANNFLVQTARSLSTYMGDVSPTITTI
- a CDS encoding bifunctional acetate--CoA ligase family protein/GNAT family N-acetyltransferase — translated: MQKPIQSSVERAYDILRTEKANPLDTIFTPKSVAVIGASEKAGSVGRTLLWNLIGNPFGGTVFPVNPKRHSILGIKAYPTIFDVSELVDLAVIATPATTVPGIIAECVDAGVKGAIILSAGFKEAGAEGVALEQQILEQAHRGKMRIIGPNCLGVMSPRTGLNATFASTMARPGNVGFISQSGALCTAILDWSFRENVGFSAFVSLGSMLDVGWGDLIYYLGDDPHTKSIVIYMESIGNARSFLSAAREVALTKPIIVIKAGRTEAAALAAASHTGALTGSDEVLDAAFRRCGVLRVNSISDLFDMAEVLAKQPRPQGPRLTILTNAGGPGVLATDALIAAGGEVAPISEETSASLNQLLPAHWSHGNPIDILGDADPQRYTKALEIAAKDLSSDGLLVILTPQAMTDPTQTAEQLKPYAQIAAKPILASWMGGADIAAGEMILNRNHIPTYPYPDTAARIFSYMWQSSYNLRGIYETPIMPALDSASGIPDRNCVEKIIQSARQAKRNILTEFESKQILAAYGIPVVATCVSKSEDEAVQCAEKIGYPVVLKVFSHTITHKTDVGGVQLNLRDAEAVRHAYNTIAKSVNEKVGVEHFLGVTVQPMVKMAGYELIIGSSIDAQFGPVLLFGTGGQLVEIFHDRAIALPPLNTTLARRMMEQTQIYKALKGVRGRKSVDMAALEQLMVVFSQLVIEQRWIKEIDINPLLASSEQLIALDARIILHEPNVKQNELPKLAIRPYPTKYISQWTMKDGTPVIIRPIRPEDEPLMVQFHKTLSEESVYFRYFHLIKLQSRVAHERLTRICFIDYDREVALVVEYQNPETQTREILAVGRLSKIHGTNEAEFAIVVCDRSQCQGIGTELLQRLLQVSRDEQLNKITADILVDNYGMQKVCEKLGFDIERTDDPTVVKAEIEVKKSLSTADYSSY